One Jaculus jaculus isolate mJacJac1 chromosome 4, mJacJac1.mat.Y.cur, whole genome shotgun sequence genomic window, ATGggaggggaacacaaaactgaacccaaaataaactggtaccatagaaacctttatccttgaaggcAGAGTAAAAGGTTGAACTCCCAAGAGGAGCATGGGGAGAGCACCTGAtgagaagagccctggagaggatgaaattaagcctaaccttaaattgtttttctctccttctccttctccttcttcttcttcttttaatattcactctggcctttaattcccagtaccagaatgcagCTACCAcacacaatgagctattgatcagagagacctacaaggtccccaaaagaagacaggcttctgtcaaagcacctcCTTACCCACCTAAGGTaaagggtaagaccctactgctgaagacaccatatgctgccagcacagaacatggagagacctggctggaatctggaagagagccagtccccaaacatttaaccatctagtgctggaaaatacTACAagaactactgggggaaaatggccaacaattgTCTGAGCAACCAGGAGTCTAAGCTACTAAGAAGCAaacacccttgggctggagaggtagcttagcagttaagcacttgcctgtgaagcctaaggaccccagttcaaggcttgattccccaggacccatgttagccagatgcacaaggggcacatacatctggagtttgtttgcagtggctggtgtgcccattctctctcctctctctctctctctctctctctctctctctctctctctctctgcctctttctctctctctctgtccctcttaaataaataaatatatatatacaaaataatttttttaaagtcacacaGTTTACTGTTCTACaattatttaaggaaaaaaagaacaactccTCTTGGGTAGTAGTAATAAGCAAGTCTTCTAGAGTCTGGCATTTGAGAACAATGTTCAGTTACTGTGTATTTCCACTATTTTTCCATGGCAGAACATATGGCAGAGATTTGGGAACTTGCATGCCTGAAGCCAGATTACTCTTATGTTCTGTAACTATGTTGCTCGCAGAACTGTTGTTGCCAGAGAAATTAGCTCTGCCCCAGACAAATGGGGTGCTAGTCTGTTCCCACAAATTTTTATCCCAGACTTCATCACAAGGAGGGCACTGCCATGTGCTCTCAGCCAGAGTCTCTTGTCCAAGGTTCCTGGTTTGGTTGACCACATCCTGCTCTATACCACTCTTGTCATCACAACGTGAGATATGATGACTGATTTCAGCCCTTGGAACCTGGTGGCGAGCATTGAAGGGACAAGTAGCCAATTTATTTGCGATATCAGGATGATTCTTTCTGCACTTGGTAAGATGATAAGGAAACCTGCAGGCCCTGATCTGGTGATTTTTATCATAGGGGCATTGTAACAGCTTTTCAGGGTCCAGGGAGTCAACATAAGTGTCTTCCATGCTGATGACAAGTGCTGAGTCCAGGCGCTCTGGCCGCGGCCCACCTCGCCTCATAGCTCCGTACCGCACGCTGCGCCCGCAACatcccaaaaaaattttttaaaaagaaggaaacacCCTAATGatatgtacacaccagtgcaatagtggcacatagccttggtgggtaaccaatagctttctgattggctaagagatctgctcagtggaaaggaacccatatctggcaCTAGGAAggaggtcagaatcctatggagacaaaaattatccTCTCAAATGTCAAGCTCTGGCTAATattgggctaaaagagggactatatctatcaaattctctctaaattaataatgcttgttccttttaacctatgctgacctcacgctccattggagaatctgaatTTTTTTAGATGGTAGTGAGACCCTAGAAAAATTActcctcacatttcagccaagtcccagctgaaaccatagagaaattggggagataagcaagaattcagcttccatggtgagcctgacaatcagcaccagggtgaaggagacagatgctgagggtactcaacacataccaaagcagagatccagaagctcttaAGAgtccatcactaaagtagacttaaaatacacccaccatggctcagggaattttgtcgaagagggggtggaaagattgttatagGCACAAGTTGGGATATGATGCCCAGAGGAactacctctccctcccacaatacataacccacaaccccattggGAAAACCTGCAACCCGACTGAAAAGcagccccagtggaatgggggcagggaagagggaaatgatggtaccaacacctgatgtatccatactaagtatgtgtgtaattaatgaaaaaaataataaagaactgggcgtggtggcatacgcctttaatcccagcactcgggaagtagaggtagaaggattgccatgaattcgaggcctccctgagactccatagtgaattctag contains:
- the LOC101610486 gene encoding gametocyte-specific factor 1-like — encoded protein: MEDTYVDSLDPEKLLQCPYDKNHQIRACRFPYHLTKCRKNHPDIANKLATCPFNARHQVPRAEISHHISRCDDKSGIEQDVVNQTRNLGQETLAESTWQCPPCDEVWDKNLWEQTSTPFVWGRANFSGNNSSASNIVTEHKSNLASGMQVPKSLPYVLPWKNSGNTQ